One Ricinus communis isolate WT05 ecotype wild-type chromosome 2, ASM1957865v1, whole genome shotgun sequence DNA segment encodes these proteins:
- the LOC8288957 gene encoding auxilin-like protein 1 isoform X2 has product MEYQPALSVTAAFSKKLSSGGSLSGKHVYDGVFGGAMKSGTTRMEDYKEIFGASSNCSIPILDFPEMNISGDVRSSKPDYSTIFGGFGEADFAVSYEELVSKPKKVNNLSKEARTPAEASFCPTTARTQHSNISKGRQAPSPEVCPQLFDGVKQFNVSNNKSNQGSKNRSNGMAHIAQHHSIPGDTCLINETTPSLMTENVKPARTVLNDTHLNKNVTERMKPPKLLRKVVSGPQPGGAAVNTSTSHAESKRKSNRNKSFSNDISFDAFEIGLGTVPSTVSPLSSVPKLVHNKGGSMRSMNSKFGVSKSDASVDAAFSCSPPPSDEEIDANSAAASSVAALRRAIEEAEAKMKIAKELMEKKRQGLHNRAKSSLNDSLKAEKREIKAAETANRSKEETLEMDHKIYTVPKQVFTGLSENNATKASQTTPDLRNAMKPSIVKNATEETQSTESKWAQVNHRLGAESGKATNGFSEPAGTSEHGATEMEVKQAPNVEKMIPCTNENEFKEKMLGDENMKNRMECGKKLKPFEEAPIQEKVERVLNSVAAAFKWDIFRNIIKSDEVIHHQENEDKTTVAYEHEEAGQTLEMPHEQEQYEVIAKRLNEPEEEAKSETQEMEEDKDMNELKEAEDWLQVEKEETESRDQEEPESRSNEVPLRKDNERRLHEIDTHKGNGKRQVENLDSVKFEEKQERWDPKENEKNSEPEHTEILDQFHKQEVIEASFNHFEEDSGTKENESLVDAKYNDKMLNQINENEVEQTYEGVEAERTQIEIHLRADNNSNMELTEETFKYQDNLEAIDDVHKLDKNENAGKVNEAYGSENFEDVQVTSMVEFEENDRMMEVIGDYFLKETGNGSKASEKAYELVEEGNLETGIPKQDVDELDGIKKQAADVYLGETDWNFDHKLNKYHMAEYMKVCEQEKHVEEVTFEWVEQEKHVEEVTSELDEQEKHVEEVTFEWVEQEKHVEEVTSELDEQEKHVEEVNSELDKNEKDVSTSEIGLNDEENDCSFSYSLEEKWLGAGIESKTSCDPEKQVEETIAELGENKKEIKKPEVAINHDEIYFEFSSEEKEVSNRIGGQATQQPFVFEREIENIRVSPEERKNQSIYEKEEGHHETLTVEKKDSEDTAEKETELEKKNHERKEENKVREMEKEKERIAVERAIREARERAFAEARERAERAAAEKAAAEAHQRVIAEAREGLEKACAEANGKSAAEKASLEAKLKAERAAVERATAEARERALERALSEKAAFNARNPAEKFSGVPRDAGLKSSYKGSAPTSSSKYPSSSNHDERSNGESVERCKATIERNQRTAERAAKALAEKNMRDLLAQKEQAERNRLAEILDADVKRWSSGKERNLRALLSTLHYILSPDSGWQPIPLTDLISTAAVKKAYRKATLFVHPDKLQQRGASIQQKYTCEKVFDLLKDAWNKFSAEER; this is encoded by the exons ATGGAGTATCAGCCAGCTCTTTCTGTTACTGCTGCTTTCTCTAAGAAGCTTTCCAGTGGTGGAAGCTTGAGTGGAAAGCATGTATACGACGGCGTTTTTGGTGGTGCGATGAAGTCCGGGACGACTCGAATGGAGGATTATAAAGAGATATTTGGTGCTTCTAGTAATTGTTCGATTCCGATTCTTGATTTTCCTGAAATGAATATTTCAGGTGATGTACGAAGCTCGAAACCAGATTATTCTACCATTTTTGGTGGTTTTGGAGAAGCTGATTTTGCTGTGTCTTATGAGGAATTAGTTTCTAAGCCTAAGAAAGTTAACAACTTGTCTAAAGAAGCTAG GACTCCAGCTGAGGCAAGTTTCTGTCCTACAACTGCAAGGACACAACATTCTAATATTTCAAAAGGTAGACAAGCCCCGTCACCTGAAGTATGTCCTCAGTTGTTTGATGGTGTAAAGCAGTTCAAcgtatcaaataataaaagcaacCAAGGGAGCAAAAATAGGTCGAATGGAATGGCACATATTGCTCAGCATCATTCAATTCCTGGTGATACTTGTTTGATCAATGAAACCACTCCATCGCTGATGACTGAAAATGTCAAGCCAGCGCGAACTGTATTGAATGATACTCATTTGAACAAGAATGTCACTGAGCGTATGAAGCCTCCCAAACTTCTCCGCAAAGTCGTGTCTGGACCACAACCTGGAGGTGCTGCTGTAAATACTTCTACAAGCCATGCTGaatctaaaagaaaatctaatagGAATAAATCCTTTTCAAATGATATATCATTTGATGCATTTGAAATTGGCCTTGGCACAGTACCGTCAACAGTATCACCTCTAAGTTCTGTGCCTAAGTTAGTTCATAATAAGGGTGGTTCTATGAGGTCAATGAATTCGAAGTTTGGGGTTTCCAAAAGTGATGCGTCAGTAGATGCTGCTTTTAGTTGTTCACCACCTCCCTCCGATGAGGAAATAGATGCTAATTCTGCTGCTGCCTCCTCAGTAGCTGCTCTGAGGAGGGCTATAGAGGAGGCTGAAGCAAAGATGAAAATAGCCAAAGAATTGATGGAAAAGAAGAGGCAAGGCCTTCATAATCGTGCGAAATCAAGCCTTAATGATAGCTTGAAAGCTGAGAAAAGGGAGATTAAAGCTGCTGAAACAGCAAACAGATCCAAAGAGGAGACTCTGGAAAtggatcataaaatttatactgTTCCAAAACAAGTTTTCACTGGCTTATCAGAGAACAATGCAACAAAAGCAAGCCAAACAACTCCAGACCTCAGAAATGCAATGAAACCATCTATTGTGAAAAATGCCACTGAAGAAACACAAAGCACGGAGTCCAAATGGGCTCAAGTGAACCATAGGCTTGGAGCAGAAAGTGGGAAGGCAACAAATGGGTTTTCTGAACCTGCTGGTACCAGTGAACATGGGGCTACTGAAATGGAGGTCAAGCAGGCACCCAATGTTGAGAAAATGATACCATGCACTAATGAAAATGAATTCAAAGAGAAGATGTTGGGAGATGAGaacatgaaaaatagaatggAGTGTGGTAAGAAACTAAAACCATTTGAGGAGGCCCCTATACAGGAGAAGGTTGAGAGGGTACTAAACTCAGTGGCAGCAGCATTCAAATGGGATATATTCAGAAACATTATCAAATCAGATGAAGTTATTCATCATCAGGAAAATGAAGATAAAACCACAGTTGCTTATGAGCATGAAGAAGCTGGTCAAACACTTGAGATGCCCCATGAACAGGAACAGTATGAAGTTATAGCGAAAAGGCTGAATGAACCAGAAGAAGAGGCAAAGTCTGAAACGCAAGAGATGGAGGAGGACAAAGATATGAATGAACTAAAAGAGGCTGAAGATTGGTTGCAAGTTGAGAAGGAAGAAACTGAGTCACGTGATCAAGAGGAACCAGAGAGTCGGTCAAATGAAGTTCCATTGAGAAAGGACAATGAGAGAAGACTGCATGAGATTGATACACACAAAGGAAATGGGAAGAGACAAGTAGAAAATTTGGACAGTGTGAAATTTGAAGAGAAACAAGAGCGTTGGGATCccaaagaaaatgagaagaacTCTGAACCAGAGCACACTGAGATATTAGATCAATTTCACAAACAGGAAGTAATTGAGGCAAGTTTTAACCACTTTGAGGAAGATTCTGGAACAAAAGAGAATGAGAGTCTGGTTGATGCAAAATATAATGACAAGATGCTCAATCAAATAAACGAAAATGAGGTTGAACAAACTTATGAAGGGGTAGAAGCTGAGAGGACACAAATAGAGATTCATCTGAGGGCAGACAATAACAGCAATATGGAACTGACTGAAGAAACTTTCAAATATCAGGATAATCTTGAAGCAATTGATGATGTGCATAAGCTGGATAAAAATGAGAATGCAGGAAAAGTAAATGAAGCCTATGGATCTGAGAATTTTGAAGATGTGCAAGTAACTTCAATGGTTGAATTTGAAGAGAATGATAGGATGATGGAGGTGATTGGAGATTACTTTCTTAAAGAAACTGGAAATGGGTCAAAAGCATCTGAAAAAGCATATGAGCTGGTGGAAGAAGGTAATCTTGAAACTGGTATCCCAAAGCAAGATGTCGATGAGCTTGATGGGATTAAGAAGCAAGCTGCCGATGTATATTTAGGCGAAACTGACTGGAACTTTGATCACAAGCTAAACAAATATCACATGGCAGAATACATGAAAGTCTGTGAACAGGAAAAGCATGTTGAAGAAGTAACTTTTGAATGGGTTGAACAGGAAAAGCATGTTGAAGAAGTAACTTctgaattggatgaacaggaAAAGCATGTTGAAGAAGTAACTTTTGAATGGGTTGAACAGGAAAAGCATGTTGAAGAAGTAACTTctgaattggatgaacaggaAAAGCATGTTGAAGAAGTAAATTCTGAATTGGATAAAAACGAGAAGGATGTCAGCACATCTGAAATTGGCCTCaatgatgaagaaaatgattgcAGCTTTTCATATTCTCTTGAGGAAAAATGGTTAGGTGCTGGGATAGAGTCCAAGACATCGTGTGACCCAGAAAAGCAAGTCGAAGAAACAATTGCTGAATtgggagaaaataaaaaggagatAAAGAAGCCTGAAGTAGCCATTAATCACGATGagatttattttgaattttcttctGAGGAAAAAGAGGTGAGTAATAGAATTGGTGGGCAAGCTACTCAGCAACCGTTTGTTTTTGAGAGGGAAATAGAGAACATCAGGGTATCTCCCGAGGAGAGAAAAAACCAAAGCATTTATGAAAAGGAGGAAGGCCATCATGAAACTCTGACAGTAGAAAAGAAAGACAGCGAAGATACTGCAGAAAAGGAGACAGagttggaaaagaaaaatcatgaaagaaaggaagaaaacaaagtgagagaaatggaaaaagaaaaggaaagaatagCTGTTGAAAGAGCAATCCGAGAAGCTCGTGAAAGGGCTTTTGCTGAAGCTCGAGAGAGGGCGGAAAGGGCTGCTGCAGAGAAAGCAGCTGCAGAAGCTCATCAAAGAGTGATTGCAGAAGCTCGAGAAGGTTTAGAGAAGGCTTGTGCAGAAGCTAATGGTAAGTCAGCAGCGGAGAAAGCATCTCTGGAAGCCAAACTAAAGGCTGAGCGTGCTGCAGTAGAGAGAGCAACTGCAGAGGCCAGGGAGCGTGCCTTGGAGAGAGCATTGTCAGAGAAAGCTGCTTTTAATGCGAGAAATCCAGCTGAGAAGTTTTCTGGTGTTCCAAGAGATGCTGGGTTAAAATCCAGT TATAAAGGTTCAGCTCCTACAAGCAGCTCAAAATATCCTAGCTCTTCAAATCATGATG AGAGATCTAATGGTGAATCAGTTGAAAGGTGCAAGGCTACAATTGAAAGGAACCAAAGGACAGCAGAACGCGCG GCAAAAGCTCTTGCAGAGAAAAATATGCGTGATCTTCTTGCTCAGAAAGAACAAGCTGAGAGAAAT AGACTCGCAGAAATTTTGGATGCTGATGTCAAACGGTGGTCCAGTGGAAAGGAGAGGAATTTGCGTGCCCTGCTCTCAACACTACACTAT ATCCTTAGCCCCGACAGTGGCTGGCAGCCAATTCCTTTAACAGATCTTATATCTACAGCTGCTGTGAAGAAAGCTTACCGTAAAGCCACTCTTTTTGTTCATCCTGACAAGCTACAACAAAGGGGTGCAAGCATACAGCAGAAATACACGTGTGAAAAAGTTTTTGATCTTCTGAAG GATGCCTGGAACAAATTCAGTGCTGAAGAACGGTAG
- the LOC8288957 gene encoding auxilin-like protein 1 isoform X3: MEYQPALSVTAAFSKKLSSGGSLSGKHVYDGVFGGAMKSGTTRMEDYKEIFGASSNCSIPILDFPEMNISGDVRSSKPDYSTIFGGFGEADFAVSYEELVSKPKKVNNLSKEARTPAEASFCPTTARTQHSNISKGRQAPSPEVCPQLFDGVKQFNVSNNKSNQGSKNRSNGMAHIAQHHSIPGDTCLINETTPSLMTENVKPARTVLNDTHLNKNVTERMKPPKLLRKVVSGPQPGGAAVNTSTSHAESKRKSNRNKSFSNDISFDAFEIGLGTVPSTVSPLSSVPKLVHNKGGSMRSMNSKFGVSKSDASVDAAFSCSPPPSDEEIDANSAAASSVAALRRAIEEAEAKMKIAKELMEKKRQGLHNRAKSSLNDSLKAEKREIKAAETANRSKEETLEMDHKIYTVPKQVFTGLSENNATKASQTTPDLRNAMKPSIVKNATEETQSTESKWAQVNHRLGAESGKATNGFSEPAGTSEHGATEMEVKQAPNVEKMIPCTNENEFKEKMLGDENMKNRMECGKKLKPFEEAPIQEKVERVLNSVAAAFKWDIFRNIIKSDEVIHHQENEDKTTVAYEHEEAGQTLEMPHEQEQYEVIAKRLNEPEEEAKSETQEMEEDKDMNELKEAEDWLQVEKEETESRDQEEPESRSNEVPLRKDNERRLHEIDTHKGNGKRQVENLDSVKFEEKQERWDPKENEKNSEPEHTEILDQFHKQEVIEASFNHFEEDSGTKENESLVDAKYNDKMLNQINENEVEQTYEGVEAERTQIEIHLRADNNSNMELTEETFKYQDNLEAIDDVHKLDKNENAGKVNEAYGSENFEDVQVTSMVEFEENDRMMEVIGDYFLKETGNGSKASEKAYELVEEGNLETGIPKQDVDELDGIKKQAADVYLGETDWNFDHKLNKYHMAEYMKVCEQEKHVEEVTFEWVEQEKHVEEVTSELDEQEKHVEEVNSELDKNEKDVSTSEIGLNDEENDCSFSYSLEEKWLGAGIESKTSCDPEKQVEETIAELGENKKEIKKPEVAINHDEIYFEFSSEEKEVSNRIGGQATQQPFVFEREIENIRVSPEERKNQSIYEKEEGHHETLTVEKKDSEDTAEKETELEKKNHERKEENKVREMEKEKERIAVERAIREARERAFAEARERAERAAAEKAAAEAHQRVIAEAREGLEKACAEANGKSAAEKASLEAKLKAERAAVERATAEARERALERALSEKAAFNARNPAEKFSGVPRDAGLKSSEQQYKGSAPTSSSKYPSSSNHDERSNGESVERCKATIERNQRTAERAAKALAEKNMRDLLAQKEQAERNRLAEILDADVKRWSSGKERNLRALLSTLHYILSPDSGWQPIPLTDLISTAAVKKAYRKATLFVHPDKLQQRGASIQQKYTCEKVFDLLKDAWNKFSAEER; this comes from the exons ATGGAGTATCAGCCAGCTCTTTCTGTTACTGCTGCTTTCTCTAAGAAGCTTTCCAGTGGTGGAAGCTTGAGTGGAAAGCATGTATACGACGGCGTTTTTGGTGGTGCGATGAAGTCCGGGACGACTCGAATGGAGGATTATAAAGAGATATTTGGTGCTTCTAGTAATTGTTCGATTCCGATTCTTGATTTTCCTGAAATGAATATTTCAGGTGATGTACGAAGCTCGAAACCAGATTATTCTACCATTTTTGGTGGTTTTGGAGAAGCTGATTTTGCTGTGTCTTATGAGGAATTAGTTTCTAAGCCTAAGAAAGTTAACAACTTGTCTAAAGAAGCTAG GACTCCAGCTGAGGCAAGTTTCTGTCCTACAACTGCAAGGACACAACATTCTAATATTTCAAAAGGTAGACAAGCCCCGTCACCTGAAGTATGTCCTCAGTTGTTTGATGGTGTAAAGCAGTTCAAcgtatcaaataataaaagcaacCAAGGGAGCAAAAATAGGTCGAATGGAATGGCACATATTGCTCAGCATCATTCAATTCCTGGTGATACTTGTTTGATCAATGAAACCACTCCATCGCTGATGACTGAAAATGTCAAGCCAGCGCGAACTGTATTGAATGATACTCATTTGAACAAGAATGTCACTGAGCGTATGAAGCCTCCCAAACTTCTCCGCAAAGTCGTGTCTGGACCACAACCTGGAGGTGCTGCTGTAAATACTTCTACAAGCCATGCTGaatctaaaagaaaatctaatagGAATAAATCCTTTTCAAATGATATATCATTTGATGCATTTGAAATTGGCCTTGGCACAGTACCGTCAACAGTATCACCTCTAAGTTCTGTGCCTAAGTTAGTTCATAATAAGGGTGGTTCTATGAGGTCAATGAATTCGAAGTTTGGGGTTTCCAAAAGTGATGCGTCAGTAGATGCTGCTTTTAGTTGTTCACCACCTCCCTCCGATGAGGAAATAGATGCTAATTCTGCTGCTGCCTCCTCAGTAGCTGCTCTGAGGAGGGCTATAGAGGAGGCTGAAGCAAAGATGAAAATAGCCAAAGAATTGATGGAAAAGAAGAGGCAAGGCCTTCATAATCGTGCGAAATCAAGCCTTAATGATAGCTTGAAAGCTGAGAAAAGGGAGATTAAAGCTGCTGAAACAGCAAACAGATCCAAAGAGGAGACTCTGGAAAtggatcataaaatttatactgTTCCAAAACAAGTTTTCACTGGCTTATCAGAGAACAATGCAACAAAAGCAAGCCAAACAACTCCAGACCTCAGAAATGCAATGAAACCATCTATTGTGAAAAATGCCACTGAAGAAACACAAAGCACGGAGTCCAAATGGGCTCAAGTGAACCATAGGCTTGGAGCAGAAAGTGGGAAGGCAACAAATGGGTTTTCTGAACCTGCTGGTACCAGTGAACATGGGGCTACTGAAATGGAGGTCAAGCAGGCACCCAATGTTGAGAAAATGATACCATGCACTAATGAAAATGAATTCAAAGAGAAGATGTTGGGAGATGAGaacatgaaaaatagaatggAGTGTGGTAAGAAACTAAAACCATTTGAGGAGGCCCCTATACAGGAGAAGGTTGAGAGGGTACTAAACTCAGTGGCAGCAGCATTCAAATGGGATATATTCAGAAACATTATCAAATCAGATGAAGTTATTCATCATCAGGAAAATGAAGATAAAACCACAGTTGCTTATGAGCATGAAGAAGCTGGTCAAACACTTGAGATGCCCCATGAACAGGAACAGTATGAAGTTATAGCGAAAAGGCTGAATGAACCAGAAGAAGAGGCAAAGTCTGAAACGCAAGAGATGGAGGAGGACAAAGATATGAATGAACTAAAAGAGGCTGAAGATTGGTTGCAAGTTGAGAAGGAAGAAACTGAGTCACGTGATCAAGAGGAACCAGAGAGTCGGTCAAATGAAGTTCCATTGAGAAAGGACAATGAGAGAAGACTGCATGAGATTGATACACACAAAGGAAATGGGAAGAGACAAGTAGAAAATTTGGACAGTGTGAAATTTGAAGAGAAACAAGAGCGTTGGGATCccaaagaaaatgagaagaacTCTGAACCAGAGCACACTGAGATATTAGATCAATTTCACAAACAGGAAGTAATTGAGGCAAGTTTTAACCACTTTGAGGAAGATTCTGGAACAAAAGAGAATGAGAGTCTGGTTGATGCAAAATATAATGACAAGATGCTCAATCAAATAAACGAAAATGAGGTTGAACAAACTTATGAAGGGGTAGAAGCTGAGAGGACACAAATAGAGATTCATCTGAGGGCAGACAATAACAGCAATATGGAACTGACTGAAGAAACTTTCAAATATCAGGATAATCTTGAAGCAATTGATGATGTGCATAAGCTGGATAAAAATGAGAATGCAGGAAAAGTAAATGAAGCCTATGGATCTGAGAATTTTGAAGATGTGCAAGTAACTTCAATGGTTGAATTTGAAGAGAATGATAGGATGATGGAGGTGATTGGAGATTACTTTCTTAAAGAAACTGGAAATGGGTCAAAAGCATCTGAAAAAGCATATGAGCTGGTGGAAGAAGGTAATCTTGAAACTGGTATCCCAAAGCAAGATGTCGATGAGCTTGATGGGATTAAGAAGCAAGCTGCCGATGTATATTTAGGCGAAACTGACTGGAACTTTGATCACAAGCTAAACAAATATCACATGGCAGAATACATGAAAGTCTGTGAACAGGAAAAGCATGTTGAAGAAGTAACTTTTGAATGG GTTGAACAGGAAAAGCATGTTGAAGAAGTAACTTctgaattggatgaacaggaAAAGCATGTTGAAGAAGTAAATTCTGAATTGGATAAAAACGAGAAGGATGTCAGCACATCTGAAATTGGCCTCaatgatgaagaaaatgattgcAGCTTTTCATATTCTCTTGAGGAAAAATGGTTAGGTGCTGGGATAGAGTCCAAGACATCGTGTGACCCAGAAAAGCAAGTCGAAGAAACAATTGCTGAATtgggagaaaataaaaaggagatAAAGAAGCCTGAAGTAGCCATTAATCACGATGagatttattttgaattttcttctGAGGAAAAAGAGGTGAGTAATAGAATTGGTGGGCAAGCTACTCAGCAACCGTTTGTTTTTGAGAGGGAAATAGAGAACATCAGGGTATCTCCCGAGGAGAGAAAAAACCAAAGCATTTATGAAAAGGAGGAAGGCCATCATGAAACTCTGACAGTAGAAAAGAAAGACAGCGAAGATACTGCAGAAAAGGAGACAGagttggaaaagaaaaatcatgaaagaaaggaagaaaacaaagtgagagaaatggaaaaagaaaaggaaagaatagCTGTTGAAAGAGCAATCCGAGAAGCTCGTGAAAGGGCTTTTGCTGAAGCTCGAGAGAGGGCGGAAAGGGCTGCTGCAGAGAAAGCAGCTGCAGAAGCTCATCAAAGAGTGATTGCAGAAGCTCGAGAAGGTTTAGAGAAGGCTTGTGCAGAAGCTAATGGTAAGTCAGCAGCGGAGAAAGCATCTCTGGAAGCCAAACTAAAGGCTGAGCGTGCTGCAGTAGAGAGAGCAACTGCAGAGGCCAGGGAGCGTGCCTTGGAGAGAGCATTGTCAGAGAAAGCTGCTTTTAATGCGAGAAATCCAGCTGAGAAGTTTTCTGGTGTTCCAAGAGATGCTGGGTTAAAATCCAGT GAACAACAGTATAAAGGTTCAGCTCCTACAAGCAGCTCAAAATATCCTAGCTCTTCAAATCATGATG AGAGATCTAATGGTGAATCAGTTGAAAGGTGCAAGGCTACAATTGAAAGGAACCAAAGGACAGCAGAACGCGCG GCAAAAGCTCTTGCAGAGAAAAATATGCGTGATCTTCTTGCTCAGAAAGAACAAGCTGAGAGAAAT AGACTCGCAGAAATTTTGGATGCTGATGTCAAACGGTGGTCCAGTGGAAAGGAGAGGAATTTGCGTGCCCTGCTCTCAACACTACACTAT ATCCTTAGCCCCGACAGTGGCTGGCAGCCAATTCCTTTAACAGATCTTATATCTACAGCTGCTGTGAAGAAAGCTTACCGTAAAGCCACTCTTTTTGTTCATCCTGACAAGCTACAACAAAGGGGTGCAAGCATACAGCAGAAATACACGTGTGAAAAAGTTTTTGATCTTCTGAAG GATGCCTGGAACAAATTCAGTGCTGAAGAACGGTAG